Proteins found in one Danaus plexippus chromosome 3 unlocalized genomic scaffold, MEX_DaPlex mxdp_25, whole genome shotgun sequence genomic segment:
- the LOC133320065 gene encoding circadian clock-controlled protein daywake-like translates to MKIILLIVTCSVAASAKILPDDFPQCKRNDPELEKCILAAVEVVRPRLLNGIPEVNIPTLEPFNVPTLKLDRTANNLRLKANIKNMKAVGGSKFTIEKFRLNLNNKYVAEIKLSIPKLVVTADYDVKGSRILTLDISGQGRFRSNITGITVVAKGNAKPITKDGVEYLQAEKAITKIRITHAQIVIDDNERPVAATSAAAFFNASPNIVLDILNPLIEESSAAIFKAFINKILGSIPLKEIFVEDA, encoded by the exons ATGAAGATCATTTTGTTAATTGTCACGTGTTCCGTAGCAGCTTCAGCTAAGATATTAC CTGACGATTTTCCGCAATGCAAGAGGAACGATCCAGAATTGGAGAAGTGTATACTAGCAGCAGTCGAAGTAGTCAGACCGAGGCTGTTAAACGGCATCCCTGAAGTCAACATACCAACGCTGGAGCCGTTCAATGTGCCAACATTGAAGCTGGATAGGACTGCCAACAATCTGAGATTGAAAgccaacattaaaaatatgaaagccGTCGGTGGATCCAAATTTACAATTGAAAAATTCAG ATTGAACTTGAACAATAAGTACGTGGCGGAAATCAAACTAAGCATCCCAAAGCTGGTGGTAACTGCTGACTACGACGTGAAGGGATCCCGTATCCTCACCCTGGACATCAGTGGCCAGGGAAGATTCAGAAGCAACATCA CTGGAATAACAGTGGTAGCAAAGGGAAACGCGAAACCAATCACAAAGGATGGTGTGGAGTATTTACAAGCTGAGAAggctataacaaaaataagaattacacaCGCACAAATTGTGATTGACGATAATGAGCGACCAGTGGCtg CAACCTCCGCGGCAGCATTCTTCAACGCCAGTCCCAATATAGTGCTGGACATCCTGAACCCTCTAATTGAAGAAAGTAGTGCGGCCATCTTCAAAGcatttatcaacaaaatattgGGCAGCATCCCGTTAAAGGAGATCTTCGTAGAAGACGCCTAG
- the LOC116769985 gene encoding uncharacterized protein LOC116769985 — MLIELVKFLLVVALSHHVICRRITDQNSTLNDGSNMDEMAKKPVCHYSDPNVAECIKRVAEQAKQLLAHGIPSFGIQPLEPLKIPSIRLRQHNMPQARFKYDAWLTDLTLNGLTNYTFNKLDVYPEEIKVNGNISLPRLVMGGEYVVIGEFQMLPVESTGKMSANFTDCSAALDAVGAKVHKRIVIKDANVKLRCTGALKASLMEAHSTTSEMEMITDHIIQMHASELAKEVQPAVETALAMVLEDIANKFLKHIPTNMVFPI, encoded by the exons ATGTTGATCGAACTGGTCAAGTTTTTATTGGTAGTAGCGTTATCACATCATGTTATCTGCAGACGGATAACCGATCAAAATTCAACTTTGAACGATGGAAGTAACATGGACGAAATGG CCAAGAAGCCAGTGTGCCACTACAGCGATCCCAACGTGGCCGAATGTATCAAACGCGTAGCAGAGCAGGCCAAGCAACTTTTGGCTCACGGCATCCCGTCATTCGGCATTCAGCCCTTAGAACCGCTGAAGATACCCAGCATCAGGTTGAGACAACACAACATGCCGCAAGCAAGATTCAAATATGATGCCTGGCTCACTGACCTTACTCTAAACGGATTAACAAACTACACCTTCAATAAATTGGA TGTATATCCAGAAGAGATAAAAGTCAACGGGAACATAAGCCTACCAAGACTTGTAATGGGGGGAGAGTATGTTGTCATTGGGGAATTCCAGATGTTGCCAGTGGAATCCACAGGAAAGATGTCCGCAAACTTCA CTGACTGTTCTGCTGCTCTCGATGCTGTTGGAGCTAAGGTTCACAAACGAATAGTAATCAAGGATGCCAATGTCAAGTTACGCTGCACGGGAGCACTCAAGGCCAGCCTGATGGAGGCCCACTCCACTACTAGCGAGATGG AAATGATTACTGACCACATAATTCAAATGCACGCAAGCGAGCTAGCCAAGGAAGTGCAACCGGCCGTAGAGACAGCTCTGGCTATGGTCCTTGAAGATATCGCCAATAAATTCCTCAAGCACATACCCACTAACATGGTGTTCCCTATATAG
- the LOC116770105 gene encoding protein takeout-like gives MRRIFFLVIVINVVYSEKSFLNLGSFVCPREDKALGRCLRDALNSYIPQLVTGVPEFDVPPCEPLFIPTMTIEQSGGPVAVVSSYTDITVRGPSTMKIKTINVDSSKNEIVAKLHIPELKLKGNYDLKGKLLMIPIEASGKFIAKYGNIDATVTIILGRRPRPGGVDALACRDLDVKFHAGHASVKLDNMFGGDGDLGRALNKFLNENWEQLSQEFQVPIEKALRGFFKPLADHSFGTLNADDILLT, from the exons ATGAGacgaatttttttcttagtgATCGTGATTAACGTCGTGTACAGTGAAAAGTCTTTTCTAAATT TGGGCAGTTTCGTATGTCCTCGGGAAGATAAAGCATTGGGTCGCTGTTTGCGTGACGCTTTAAATTCGTACATACCCCAATTAGTTACAG GTGTCCCAGAATTTGACGTGCCGCCATGTGAACCGCTGTTTATACCAACAATGACAATAGAACAATCCGGGGGACCTGTAGCTGTGGTGTCCTCGTATACTGATATCACAGTGAGAGGGCCTTCCACTATGAAGATTAAGACTATCAA CGTCGATTCATCCAAAAACGAAATAGTGGCGAAACTTCATATACCAGAGCTCAAGTTGAAGGGTAATTATGATCTGAAGGGAAAGCTTTTGATGATACCCATAGAGGCAAGTGGAAAATTCATTGCCAAGTACG GCAACATCGATGCGACCGTAACTATAATTCTTGGTAGACGGCCCCGACCTGGTGGTGTGGACGCCCTCGCATGTCGAGACCTTGACGTTAAGTTCCACGCTGGGCACGCGTCTGTGAAGTTGGACAACATGTTCGGTGGTGACGGAGATTTGG gACGCGCTCTAAATAAATTCCTTAATGAAAATTGGGAGCAATTGTCACAGGAATTCCAAGTACCTATAGAAAAAGCATTGAGAGGTTTCTTTAAACCGCTGGCGGATCATTCGTTTGGTACTTTAAACGCTGACGACATTTTACTAACgtga
- the LOC116769952 gene encoding uncharacterized protein LOC116769952, whose protein sequence is MARYILKTLLFFCFTFVTYTGEAAENDTPTISEYLLPCSRSDPDLDNCIKGSFNHLRPYLARGLTDLNVPPVEPLFIDKLVMENDAGPVRVRATFSNITVVGPSNYTVTKIRSDLKKLRIDMGIVLPRIEVTGHYEVMGQVLLFPVRSQGDFWASFNDVVAIVKIFGKEIEKENVKYMTADRMVVDFKLKSSRFKVRDTVNHGSVIGEAMNQFLNNNAHEIIDEMRPAASAAIAKHFRTFLNAAFERIPINVWLTP, encoded by the exons atggctcgttatattttgaaaacgcTACTTTTCTTCTGTTTTACATTTGTAACATACACCGGGGAAGCTGCGGAGAATGATACGCCTACCatat CTGAGTATCTTCTACCATGCAGCCGCAGCGATCCAGATTTGGACAACTGTATAAAGGGATCGTTCAATCATTTACGGCCCTACCTAGCGAGGGGTCTGACGGACTTAAACGTTCCACCAGTTGAGCCTCTGTTTATAGACAAACTGGTGATGGAAAATGATGCGGGACCAGTACGAGTGAGAGCGACCTTCAGCAACATCACTGTAGTCGGACCTAGTAATTATACTGTGACTAAAATCAG ATCTGACTTGAAAAAGCTGAGAATCGACATGGGGATCGTTCTACCTCGCATCGAAGTCACCGGTCACTACGAAGTGATGGGTCAAGTTCTTCTTTTCCCCGTTCGCTCACAGGGAGACTTCTGGGCTTCATTCA ACGACGTTGTTGCTATCGTGAAGATATTCGGGAAGGAGATAGAGAAGGAGAACGTTAAGTATATGACGGCAGACAGGATGGTGGTGGACTTTAAACTGAAGAGCTCCAGGTTCAAGGTCAGGGACACCGTCAACCACGGCAGCGTCATTG GGGAGGCGATGAACCAGTTCCTCAACAACAACGCTCACGAGATCATCGATGAGATGCGACCAGCTGCCTCCGCTGCCATAGCGAAACATTTCCGCACCTTCCTTAACGCGGCCTTCGAGAGAATACCTATCAACGTTTGGTTGACACCTTAA
- the LOC116769039 gene encoding MFS-type transporter SLC18B1-like isoform X1, with product MGFNFTRRQWLTVIVISAADFCNAICVALQAPFFPHEAELKGCSATEYGLVFGIFELVVFIISPFYGAHLNKLGPKMVFNTGILTTSTCAILFGLLDKVEGHILFVTLAFAIRIVEALGNAAFLTASFAIIAKEFPNNVATMFASLETFFGLGLIVGPLVGGSLYSVGGYYLPFAVLGFILFLTAILCYLTLPNTPDDEDIRPTGPTMISLLKIPGVFLTAITITSTSLSLGFLQATLEPHLRQFEFSPIILGLIFIINGGLYAVSAPCWGWLCDHPSIKPKYITVVGHMFVIGAFLIVGPAPFMEIPTLLWMTILGLVLHGLGLGSLLVSSFSDALGTAISNGLPNSIETYGLVSGMWTSTFALGAFIGPTVSGLLFDSIGFRNSTQFVVILHLCVMVAVFLFLFSCDRSKMEVSVSAGDLVQLDGTLDESVLIGEKFMQPATRTKSRRYGISVEQSRPPAMNSLIACSSYKNRRSPWSQRTPRYRPSYGSLDHRFRASLSVT from the exons atggGCTTCAACTTCACGAGGAGGCAGTGGTTGACTGTGATCGTCATATCAGCTGCTGATTTTTGCAACGCTATCTGTGTTGCTCTACAGGCTCCGTTTTTTCCGCATGAG GCTGAACTGAAAGGCTGTTCAGCAACTGAATATGGCCTGGTCTTCGGGATATTTGAGCTGGTGGTGTTCATCATTAGTCCTTTTTACGGCGCTCACCTGAACAAGCTGGGCCCAAAAATGGTTTTCAATACCGGCATTTTAACAACCTCCACATGTGCTATATTATTCGG GTTGCTGGACAAAGTTGAAGGTCATATCCTATTTGTTACGCTGGCTTTTGCTATACGAATAGTTGAAGCATTGGGGAATGCTGCCTTCCTTACAGCGTCTTTCGCTATCATAGCCAAGGAATTCCCTAACAATGTTGCTACTATGTTT GCTTCCTTGGAAACATTCTTCGGACTCGGTCTGATCGTTGGTCCTTTGGTCGGTGGATCATTATATAGTGTAGGAGGATACTATCTCCCGTTTGCAGTTTTGGGCTTTATACTCTTCCTAACTGCCATACTCTGCTACCTCACTTTACCCAATACCCCTGACGATGAAGACATAAGGCCGACTGGAC cGACGATGATATCGCTCCTCAAGATTCCTGGTGTATTTTTAACAGCAATAACGATAACCTCCACAAGTTTGAGTCTTGGTTTCCTCCAGGCAACGCTGGAACCTCACTTGAGACAG TTTGAATTCTCACCGATAATCTTGGGTTTAATCTTCATTATCAACGGTGGTCTTTACGCGGTGTCCGCTCCTTGCTGGGGCTGGCTCTGTGACCATCCCtcaataaaaccaaaataCATTACCGTTGTTGGACATATGTTTGTAATTGGAGCCTTTCTAATCGTCGGGCCAGCACCCTTTATGGAAATTCCAAC GTTATTATGGATGACAATACTCGGACTTGTACTCCATGGACTCGGCCTGGGTAGTTTACTCGTGTCTTCGTTCTCTGACGCCCTCGGGACTGCTAT TTCAAACGGTCTCCCAAATTCAATAGAAACGTATGGGCTGGTCTCAGGCATGTGGACGTCCACGTTTGCTTTGGGCGCCTTCATTGGACCCACTGTATCCGGACTATTATTCGATTCCATAGGATTCAGGAATTCCACGCAGTTTGTAGTTATCCTTCATTTGTGCGTT ATGGTAGCGGTGTTCCTGTTCCTGTTCTCATGTGATCGCTCCAAGATGGAGGTGTCTGTGTCAGCTGGCGACCTCGTGCAGCTGGACGGAACGCTGGATGAGAGTGTTCTCATAGGAGAGAAGTTTATGCAACCGGCGACCAGAACAAAGAG TCGTCGGTATGGTATAAGCGTGGAACAGTCTCGCCCGCCAGCAATGAACAGCCTCATAGCTTGCTCCAGCTACAAGAACCGTCGGAGTCCTTGGAGCCAACGTACACCTCGATATCGACCTTCATACGGCAGCCTAGACCACCGTTTCAGAGCGTCCCTCTCCGTTACATAA
- the LOC116769039 gene encoding MFS-type transporter SLC18B1-like isoform X2, which produces MVFNTGILTTSTCAILFGLLDKVEGHILFVTLAFAIRIVEALGNAAFLTASFAIIAKEFPNNVATMFASLETFFGLGLIVGPLVGGSLYSVGGYYLPFAVLGFILFLTAILCYLTLPNTPDDEDIRPTGPTMISLLKIPGVFLTAITITSTSLSLGFLQATLEPHLRQFEFSPIILGLIFIINGGLYAVSAPCWGWLCDHPSIKPKYITVVGHMFVIGAFLIVGPAPFMEIPTLLWMTILGLVLHGLGLGSLLVSSFSDALGTAISNGLPNSIETYGLVSGMWTSTFALGAFIGPTVSGLLFDSIGFRNSTQFVVILHLCVMVAVFLFLFSCDRSKMEVSVSAGDLVQLDGTLDESVLIGEKFMQPATRTKSRRYGISVEQSRPPAMNSLIACSSYKNRRSPWSQRTPRYRPSYGSLDHRFRASLSVT; this is translated from the exons ATGGTTTTCAATACCGGCATTTTAACAACCTCCACATGTGCTATATTATTCGG GTTGCTGGACAAAGTTGAAGGTCATATCCTATTTGTTACGCTGGCTTTTGCTATACGAATAGTTGAAGCATTGGGGAATGCTGCCTTCCTTACAGCGTCTTTCGCTATCATAGCCAAGGAATTCCCTAACAATGTTGCTACTATGTTT GCTTCCTTGGAAACATTCTTCGGACTCGGTCTGATCGTTGGTCCTTTGGTCGGTGGATCATTATATAGTGTAGGAGGATACTATCTCCCGTTTGCAGTTTTGGGCTTTATACTCTTCCTAACTGCCATACTCTGCTACCTCACTTTACCCAATACCCCTGACGATGAAGACATAAGGCCGACTGGAC cGACGATGATATCGCTCCTCAAGATTCCTGGTGTATTTTTAACAGCAATAACGATAACCTCCACAAGTTTGAGTCTTGGTTTCCTCCAGGCAACGCTGGAACCTCACTTGAGACAG TTTGAATTCTCACCGATAATCTTGGGTTTAATCTTCATTATCAACGGTGGTCTTTACGCGGTGTCCGCTCCTTGCTGGGGCTGGCTCTGTGACCATCCCtcaataaaaccaaaataCATTACCGTTGTTGGACATATGTTTGTAATTGGAGCCTTTCTAATCGTCGGGCCAGCACCCTTTATGGAAATTCCAAC GTTATTATGGATGACAATACTCGGACTTGTACTCCATGGACTCGGCCTGGGTAGTTTACTCGTGTCTTCGTTCTCTGACGCCCTCGGGACTGCTAT TTCAAACGGTCTCCCAAATTCAATAGAAACGTATGGGCTGGTCTCAGGCATGTGGACGTCCACGTTTGCTTTGGGCGCCTTCATTGGACCCACTGTATCCGGACTATTATTCGATTCCATAGGATTCAGGAATTCCACGCAGTTTGTAGTTATCCTTCATTTGTGCGTT ATGGTAGCGGTGTTCCTGTTCCTGTTCTCATGTGATCGCTCCAAGATGGAGGTGTCTGTGTCAGCTGGCGACCTCGTGCAGCTGGACGGAACGCTGGATGAGAGTGTTCTCATAGGAGAGAAGTTTATGCAACCGGCGACCAGAACAAAGAG TCGTCGGTATGGTATAAGCGTGGAACAGTCTCGCCCGCCAGCAATGAACAGCCTCATAGCTTGCTCCAGCTACAAGAACCGTCGGAGTCCTTGGAGCCAACGTACACCTCGATATCGACCTTCATACGGCAGCCTAGACCACCGTTTCAGAGCGTCCCTCTCCGTTACATAA